One window of the Desulfitobacterium chlororespirans DSM 11544 genome contains the following:
- a CDS encoding tyrosine-type recombinase/integrase: MPAHTELAFCFVREARDAVTLALEIGARAGEIQSLKWSDIDFDTRMVNIFMQGIMAKKQSEAN, translated from the coding sequence ATGCCAGCTCATACAGAACTGGCATTTTGTTTTGTAAGAGAGGCTAGAGACGCTGTGACGTTGGCCTTAGAAATTGGCGCCAGAGCCGGCGAGATCCAATCACTAAAATGGTCAGACATAGATTTCGATACCAGGATGGTGAATATCTTTATGCAGGGGATAATGGCGAAAAAGCAAAGCGAAGCAAACTAA